The genomic stretch CCCCGCGTCAGGATCGGTCTTGGCATAGACCACCAGCGTATCGGCGTCAGGGCCATTGGTGATCCAGTATTTATTGCCGTTCAGGCGGTAATGATCATTGCGCTTTTCGGCGCGCAGCGACATCGACACCACGTCGGACCCGGCGCCTGCCTCTGACATGGCCAAAGCACCGACATGATCGCCCGAAATCAGGCGCGGCAGGTATTTCGCTTTTTGCGCCTCTGTTCCGTTCAGCTTGATCTGGTTGACGCAAAGGTTGGAATGCGCGCCATAAGACAGGCTGACCGAGGCGCTGGCGCGCGCGATTTCCTCGATCGCGACGGTATGGGCCAGATAGGACATGCCCGCGCCGCCATAGGATTCGTCCACCGTGACGCCCAGCAACCCCAGATCGCCCATTTCGCGCCAAAGGGCGGCGGGAAACAGGTTGTCACGGTCGATTTGCGCGGCCATCGGTTTGACACGGGCCTGCGCCCAATCATGGACCATGTCGCGCAGGGCGTTCACATCCTCGCCCAGATCGAATGTCATGGAGGCGTGAAACATTGGCCTGCTCCTGCGGTTAATTGAACGCTTGTTCAGTTGTAGCCATGGCAGACCCGCCCTGTCGAGTCATTTCTGCACATATAAAAGGCGCTATCCGATCAGCCGTGCCACAACACCGGGCAGGTCCGCGAAATCGTCAATGATCGCGTCGGCCTGCAACGCCAGCACCGTTTCTCTGCCCTGCCCGAAGCTGACCAGCACCGATGGCACGCCCGCATTGCGCGCCGTGTCGCGATCGGTGACCGTATCGCCCACCAGCAAGGATCGCGCGGGGTCGCCACCTGCGCGCAAAACCGCCTCGATATGATGCGCGGGGTCAGGTTTGCGCACTTTGAGCGTATCGGCCCCGATCAGCGATGCGAAATGGTCGCGCACGCCCAGACTGCGCATCAGCGCCTCGGCCAGGGCGGCGGGTTTATTGGTGGCGATGCCGACGGCGTAACCGCTGGATTTCAGGGCCATCACCGCCTCCATCGCGCCGGGATACAGCACAGTATGGATGTCGATGGCCTGGGTATAAGCCTCTAGCAGCAGGGGATATTGGCGATCCACCTCGTCTTCGTCGATGCCTTGCAGCCGCGAAAACCCCAGCCGCAGCATGGCCCGCCCACCGCAAAGGGCGGTCGCGGCATCGGTCGCGGGGTCAAGCATGTCACCCAGTCCCAGATCGCGGAAACAGGTATTGGCGGCGGCGATCAGGTCGCCGCTGGTATCGGCAAGCGTGCCGTCGAGGTCGAAAATCACACTGCGCATGGGCGGCCTTTCGTGCTGCGGTGCCGCCATCTGTAACGCGCTGTAAACTGATGTGAAGCCCCTGCCCTTGTGATAATCGAAAAGGCCAGTAGAACGCAGGCAACAATGAATGGGGCAAAGATGGCAAACGCAGTGATTATTCTTGGCGCGGGGCTTGGCACGCGGATGAATTCGGACCTGCCCAAGGTGCTGCACCCGATCGCGGGCGCGCCGATGCTGGTGCATGCGATGCAGGCCGCGATGGTGCTGGACCCCCTGCGCTGCGTGGTTGTGGCGGGGTATGAGGCCGCACAGGTCGAAAAGGCCGCGTTGGCCCATGATCCCGATGTGACGGTCGTGGTGCAGGGTGAACAGCTGGGCACGGGCCATGCGGTGGCGCAGGCGCAGGCAGCGCTGGCGGATTTCGACGGCGATGCGCTGGTGCTTTATGGCGACACGCCCTTCATCCGCCCCGATACGCTGGAAGCGATGATCGAGGCGCGCCAGAGTCATGACATCGTCGTGCTGGGCTTCGAGGCGGAAGAGCCGGGGCGCTATGGCCGCTTGATCGTGAAAGATGGCCAGCTGGACCGGATCGTCGAATACAAAGACGCGAGTGAGGATGAACGCGCCGTGACCCTGTGCAATTCGGGTGTCATCGCCGCCGATTGTGCCACGCTGTTCGATCTGGTCGCCGCTATCGGCAATGACAATGCGGCGGGCGAATATTACCTGACCGATATCATCGCCATCGCGCGGGCGCGCGGATTGACCGCTACCGTGGTCGAATGCGCCGAGGCGGAAACGCTTGGCATCAATTCGCGGTTTGAACTCGCACAGGCAGAGGCCGTTTTCCAAAACGCAGCCCGGATGACAGCGCTTGACGATGGCGTCACGCTCGTGGCCCCCGAAACCGTCTATTTCGCCTATGACACCGTGATCGGGCGTGATGCGGTGATTGAACCCAATGTGGTCTTTGGCCCCGGTGTAACGGTCGAATCCGGTGCCATGATCCGCGCCTTTTCGCATCTCGAAGGGTGCCATGTATCGCGCGGGGCCATCGTCGGCCCCTATGCCCGCCTGCGCCCCGGTGCGGAACTGGCCGAAAACACCCGCATCGGCAATTTCGTCGAGGTCAAGAATGCCGTGATTGCCGAAGGGGCCAAGGTCAACCACCTATCCTATATCGGCGATGCCGAGATCGGGCCGCGCAGCAATATCGGCGCGGGCACGATCACCTGCAATTATGACGGGGTCTCCAAGCATCAGACCAGCATTGGCGCGGATGTCTTCATCGGATCGAACACAATGCTCGTTGCCCCCGTCAATGTGGGCGACGCGGCGATGACCGCCAGCGGATCGGTCATCACCCGCGATGTGCCGCCGGGCGATCTGGCGGTGGCACGCGCGCGGCAGGACAATAAGGCAGGATTTGCCCTGCGGCTGTTCGAAAAGCTGCGCGCGCAAAAGACGAAGGGTCAGTAAGATGTGCGGTATTGTTGGCGTTCTGGGCAATCATGAAGCCGCCCCCCTGCTGGTCGAGGCGCTGAAGCGGCTGGAATATCGCGGCTATGACAGCGCGGGCATCGCCACAATCAACGGCGCAACGCTGGACCGCCGCCGGGCCGTGGGCAAGCTGGTGAACTTGTCCGATCTGCTGGTCCATGACCCGCTGGCGGGCAAGGCGGGCATCGGCCATACCCGCTGGGCCACCCATGGCGCGCCGAACGCAGGCAATGCGCATCCGCATAAATCGGGCGCTGTCGCGGTCGTGCATAACGGGATCATCGAGAATTTCCGCGAACTCCGCGCCGATCTGGCCGCCCATGGCATCGCGCATGAAACCGATACCGATACCGAAACCGTGGCCTTGCTGGCCAATCATTATATCAGCGAGGGTCTGTCGCCCGCCGATGCCGCCAAGGCCACCATCGCGCGGCTGCACGGGGCCTATGCTTTGTGTTTCCTGTTCGAAGGCCATGACGATCTGCTGATCGCCGCGCGCAAAGGATCGCCGCTTGCCATCGGGCATGGTGATGGCGAGATGTTCGTGGGATCAGATGCCATTGCGCTGGCACCGATGACCGACCGGATCACCTATCTCGAAGAAGGCGATTTTGCCATCGTCACGCGCGCCAGCCTGGAAATCCGCGATGCGGCGGGCAAGCTTGCCAATCGTGACCTGCGCCAGATCCATATCGACGCGGCACAGGTGGACAAGGGCGGCTATAAGCATTTCATGGCCAAGGAAATCGCCGAACAGCCACAAGTGCTGCAAGGCGCGTTGAACCATTACATCAACGCCGATGCGACCGCCATGACCCTGCCCCAAGGCTTGGATTTCACCGCCGTGAACCGGCTGACCATGGTCGCCTGCGGCACGGCCTTTTACGCCTGTATGGTGGCGAAATATTGGTTCGAGCAGCTGGCGGGCCTGCCGGTCGAGGTCGATGTCGCCTCCGAATTCCGCTATCGCGAACCGCCGGTGACGGATGGCACCATGGCGATCTTTGTCAGCCAATCGGGGGAAACGGCGGATACGCTTGCCGCGCTGCGCTATATGGCGGGCAAGGCGATGCAAATCGTCTCGGTCGTCAATGTCCCCGAAAGCAGCATCGCGCGCGAAAGCGATGTCGCGCTGCCGATCCTTGCGGGGGTGGAAATCGGCGTCGCCTCGACCAAGGCGTTCACCTGCCAGCTGACGACGCTGGCCACGCTGGTGCTGCATGCCGCGCGTCAGCGGGGCCGGATCGACGATGCCGCCCTTGCGGATAAACTGGCCGCTTTGCGTGCCTTGCCGGGGTTGATGAATACCGCGCTTGGGATCGAGGATCGCACCGTCGCACTGTCCCGCGATCTGGCCGAGGCGCGCGATATCCTGTTTCTGGGGCGCGGGGCGATGTATCCGCTTGCGCTGGAAGGCGCGTTAAAACTGAAAGAAATCAGTTATATACATGCCGAAGCTTATGCATCGGGAGAGTTGAAACACGGCCCCATCGCGCTGGTCGATCCGCATGTGCCGGTGATCGTCATGGCGCCGCGCGACAGCCTGTTCGAAAAGACCGTGTCGAATATGCAAGAAGTCATGGCGCGCGGCGGCAAGGTCTTGTTGATCACCGACAGCCAAGGCGCGGCAGAGGCAGGCGACGGCGTCTGGCAGGTGCTGTTGATGCCCAGCATCGACCCTTTCCTTGCGCCGATCCTTTATGCGCTGCCTGCGCAGCTGCTGGCCTATCACACGGCCATCGCCAAGGGGACGGATGTGGACCAACCGCGCAACCTTGCGAAATCGGTGACAGTGGAATGACAAAGACTGAT from Yoonia vestfoldensis encodes the following:
- the glmU gene encoding bifunctional UDP-N-acetylglucosamine diphosphorylase/glucosamine-1-phosphate N-acetyltransferase GlmU, with product MANAVIILGAGLGTRMNSDLPKVLHPIAGAPMLVHAMQAAMVLDPLRCVVVAGYEAAQVEKAALAHDPDVTVVVQGEQLGTGHAVAQAQAALADFDGDALVLYGDTPFIRPDTLEAMIEARQSHDIVVLGFEAEEPGRYGRLIVKDGQLDRIVEYKDASEDERAVTLCNSGVIAADCATLFDLVAAIGNDNAAGEYYLTDIIAIARARGLTATVVECAEAETLGINSRFELAQAEAVFQNAARMTALDDGVTLVAPETVYFAYDTVIGRDAVIEPNVVFGPGVTVESGAMIRAFSHLEGCHVSRGAIVGPYARLRPGAELAENTRIGNFVEVKNAVIAEGAKVNHLSYIGDAEIGPRSNIGAGTITCNYDGVSKHQTSIGADVFIGSNTMLVAPVNVGDAAMTASGSVITRDVPPGDLAVARARQDNKAGFALRLFEKLRAQKTKGQ
- a CDS encoding HAD-IA family hydrolase, which translates into the protein MRSVIFDLDGTLADTSGDLIAAANTCFRDLGLGDMLDPATDAATALCGGRAMLRLGFSRLQGIDEDEVDRQYPLLLEAYTQAIDIHTVLYPGAMEAVMALKSSGYAVGIATNKPAALAEALMRSLGVRDHFASLIGADTLKVRKPDPAHHIEAVLRAGGDPARSLLVGDTVTDRDTARNAGVPSVLVSFGQGRETVLALQADAIIDDFADLPGVVARLIG
- the glmS gene encoding glutamine--fructose-6-phosphate transaminase (isomerizing), translated to MCGIVGVLGNHEAAPLLVEALKRLEYRGYDSAGIATINGATLDRRRAVGKLVNLSDLLVHDPLAGKAGIGHTRWATHGAPNAGNAHPHKSGAVAVVHNGIIENFRELRADLAAHGIAHETDTDTETVALLANHYISEGLSPADAAKATIARLHGAYALCFLFEGHDDLLIAARKGSPLAIGHGDGEMFVGSDAIALAPMTDRITYLEEGDFAIVTRASLEIRDAAGKLANRDLRQIHIDAAQVDKGGYKHFMAKEIAEQPQVLQGALNHYINADATAMTLPQGLDFTAVNRLTMVACGTAFYACMVAKYWFEQLAGLPVEVDVASEFRYREPPVTDGTMAIFVSQSGETADTLAALRYMAGKAMQIVSVVNVPESSIARESDVALPILAGVEIGVASTKAFTCQLTTLATLVLHAARQRGRIDDAALADKLAALRALPGLMNTALGIEDRTVALSRDLAEARDILFLGRGAMYPLALEGALKLKEISYIHAEAYASGELKHGPIALVDPHVPVIVMAPRDSLFEKTVSNMQEVMARGGKVLLITDSQGAAEAGDGVWQVLLMPSIDPFLAPILYALPAQLLAYHTAIAKGTDVDQPRNLAKSVTVE